CGCGCGGACTCTGCGAGTCTGCGACGATAATACGGTAGACAGGTGACTTTTTCCGCCCTACGCGGCGGAGACGAATTCTTACCATCGGTGTTACTCCCTTGCTGAATGATCTGCTTCTTCCGGGCTCATCGCGCTGCCGGTGATTCCGGCACGCACCCGTGACGCCCGCGGCAGTCGCTACCGCATTCCGAACATGCCGGGCATCGACGGCATTCCTTTCCGGCCACCCCCACCTTGCGACATTTTCTTCATCATCTTCTGCATCTCGCGGAACTGCTCGAGCAGACGATTCACTTCGCTGATTGACCGGCCACAACCACGCGCAATCCGTGCCCGGCGCGAGCCGTTGATTATCGCCGGATCCCTGCGTTCCCCGGGGGTCATCGAGAGCACGATCGCTTCGACGTGCTTCATTCGTTTTGGATCCATATTGGCCTGGCTCAGCATCTTGCTGTTGACGCCCGGCAGCATCTTCAATACGCCTTCGAGCGGGCCCATTTTTTCGATCTGGCGCATGGCCTGCAGAAAATCTGTCAGATCCATGCCCTCTTTCTTGACTTTCTTTTCGAGGCGTCTGGCTTCGGTCTCGTCGAACGCTGCCTGCGCTTTCTCGACCAGTGAAACCACATCGCCCATCTGAAGAATCCGGCCGGCCATCCGGTCCGGATGAAACTCTTCGAGCGCATCGGGCTTTTCGCCAACGCCGATATACTTGATCGGCTTCTTCAATACTCCATAAATGGACAATGCCGCGCCGCCACGCGCATCGCCGTCCATTTTCGTGAGTATGACGCCGGTGACATTCAGCGCTTCGTCAAAGCCCTGCGCAATTTTCACCGCTTCCTGCCCTGTCATGCCGTCAGCGACGAGCATGATCTCTGTCGGGCGGATGGCATCCTTGAGACGCCTCAGCTCGTCCATCATCTCTTCGTCGATCTGGAGGCGGCCGGCAGTATCGACGATCACCACGCGGTCGCGATCGCGCTTCGCCTGCTCTATGCCGGCGCGTGCAATTCGGACCACGTCCTGCGTCGTGCGGTCGGCGTACACCGGCACACCCAGTTGCGCGCCAAGGGTCTCGAGCTGGTCGATAGCGGCCGGACGGTAGACATCGGCCGCTACGAGCCGAGTCGCCCGGCCCTCGGCAAGCAGTCTGCGCGCAAGTTTGGCCGCCGTCGTGGTCTTGCCCGAACCCTGCAGCCCAACCATCATCACAACAGTTGGCGGAACCGAGCTGAGCTTCAGACCTTCACGCCGCTCGCCCAACATGGTCGCCAGCTCTTCGTGAACAATCTTGACCAGCTGCTGTGCCGGGGAAACCGCGCTGAGCGCGGTTACTCCGACGGCTTTCTTTTCAACGCGCTCGAGAAACTCGCGGGTGAGCTGAAAATTGACATCCGCTTCGAGCAGCACACGCCGCACTTCGCGGAGGCCCTCCTTGATATCGGATTCACTCAGAGTTCCGCGCCCGCGTAGACGGGCAAATGTGGCTTCGAGCTTTTCGCTCAGGTCCTCGAACATAGCCTTCTAACTTACCGGCCGGGTGTCATCCAATCAACTCACCCGGCACTTTGGCCGGCACTCCTCAGAATGGCTCGCCGGGCACGCGCGCCTTAAGTTGGACAATGATCAAGCCGCAGCGCAAAGACGACATTCTCAAGTCCGACATCCCCCCGCAGCTCCCGCT
The Gemmatimonadaceae bacterium DNA segment above includes these coding regions:
- the ffh gene encoding signal recognition particle protein, with amino-acid sequence MFEDLSEKLEATFARLRGRGTLSESDIKEGLREVRRVLLEADVNFQLTREFLERVEKKAVGVTALSAVSPAQQLVKIVHEELATMLGERREGLKLSSVPPTVVMMVGLQGSGKTTTAAKLARRLLAEGRATRLVAADVYRPAAIDQLETLGAQLGVPVYADRTTQDVVRIARAGIEQAKRDRDRVVIVDTAGRLQIDEEMMDELRRLKDAIRPTEIMLVADGMTGQEAVKIAQGFDEALNVTGVILTKMDGDARGGAALSIYGVLKKPIKYIGVGEKPDALEEFHPDRMAGRILQMGDVVSLVEKAQAAFDETEARRLEKKVKKEGMDLTDFLQAMRQIEKMGPLEGVLKMLPGVNSKMLSQANMDPKRMKHVEAIVLSMTPGERRDPAIINGSRRARIARGCGRSISEVNRLLEQFREMQKMMKKMSQGGGGRKGMPSMPGMFGMR